TCCGCAAGCGCCCCCGGCCCCGGCCAGCAAGCCCATCCCGGCCCCGCCCAAGGTAGAAGACAAACCCCCACAACCTACCCAATCGACGCAGCCGGTGGCCCGTCCGGCACCCCCGGTGGCCGAACGTCCCCTCCTGAGCGCCGATGCACAGGGCAGTTGGCGGGTGATGGTGGGCTCCTTTGGCAACCGTGAAAACGCCGAACGCCTGGCTGCGACCCTGCGCCAGCAAGGCTACCCGGTGCGCCTCGAGACCTCCGGCAGCCTCACCCGGGTCTGGGTGGGCCCCTACAGCAGCCAGGCTCGAGCCCGCACCATCGCCAACACGCTTGGTCAGTACCAACCCCAAGTAGCCCGAATTGCGGCCAGCGCCCCCACAGCCCCCGCCCCCCAGCCCCAGACCGAACCTGCCCCCAGCACCGGCCGCTTCCTTCAGGTAGGGGCTTTCCGCAATGCCCAGAGCGCTCAGTCGGTGGTCGATGCTGTGCAACAAGCAGGTTACCCCGTAGTGCTGCTCGAGGAAGGTGGTTTGGTTAAGGTACGGGTAGGGCCTCTGGAAGATACCTCGAGTGCGGCTGCGGCCCTGCGGGCCAGGGGCCTCGAGGTATTGGAGGTTCGCTAGATGTTCCCAACAGGAGTTGTGTATGGCTAAAGTACCCAGTGCGGCCATCTCCCGCCTGGTCACCTACCTGCGGATTTTGGAAGACCTCGAGGCCCGCGGCATCAACCGCACCTCCTCCGAACAACTGGCCGAGGAAGCCCAGGTTACCGCTTTCCAGGTACGCAAAGACCTCTCGTACTTTGGCAGCTACGGCACTCGAGGGGTAGGCTACACGGTGCAAATTTTACGCCGGGAACTGCGGCAAATTCTGGGCCTCAACCGTCGCTGGGGGCTTTGCATTGTGGGCATGGGCCGCTTGGGCCAGGCCATCGCCGACTACCCTGGTTTCAGTGAGAATTTCGAACTGAAAGGCCTTTTTGACCGCGACCCTTCCAAGATCACCATGACCTTCCGGGGCCTGCACGTCGAAAGCATGGACAACCTCCCCCGGGCGGTGGCCGAAAGACGCATCGAGTTCGGCCTTTTGGCGGTTCCTGCAGATTCGGCCCAAGCTGTAGCCAATCGTCTGGTAGAGTCGGGGATAAAGGGCATCCTGAACTTTGCCCCGGCAGTTTTGGAAGTGCCCAAGGAGGTAGCAGTGGAGAACGTGGACTTTCTGGCCGGGCTAAGCCGTCTCTCGTTCTTCGTACTAAACCCCAAATGGAGAGAGGAGATGATGGGATGAAAAAGTTCACAGTGCTGGCAGCCGCCGCCGTGGTATTGGCGGGTTGTGGCAACTTTGTCACCGATTTCGGGATTCCTTCGGTGCGTTTTCACTCGGTATCGTTTGGCCCCACCACCAGCGGCTATGAGGTGGTCTTCGAGGCACAGCCTTACCTGGGCAGCCCTTCGGCGGTGATTACCCAGCTCAACCTGTCCGGCGCCACTACAACCCTCAACGGTTTTGGCGTACCCGAATGCCTGCCCCCCACGCTTCCCGACGCCTGCCCCAAGCAGACACAAAAGCTAGTCTTTGGCGCCAACCCGGGCACCCTGGCCATCACCGGCTATGTGGCCCAAAGCCTAAACGGCACGGTGCGCACGGTGAGCCTGCCCACCCCGGTGATTATTAACCCATAGGGCTGCCCAGCATCACACCTAGCTAGGTCTAGACAGTATGTAACCCGGTGGCTGTTGAGCACACCGTTGTGAGGGTATACGGCAGATCCCCAACCCAGACTGACCCAGTTCTGGGTTATACTTTGTTGGAATGAGCGTGAAAGACTTCACCTACAGCCTGGATGCTTTGCTGGCAGCCTTTGAAGATCGCCTGCGCGAGGCGGTGCGCTCGGAGGTGGAGTTTGTCCAGCTCATCGAGGAAGACCTGGTAACAGCCGGGGGTAAGCGGGTGCGGCCCCGGCTGGTGTTTTTGGCCAGCAATGCCCTGGGTGGGGTTCCACATGCAATGGAGCTGGCCCTGGCAGTGGAGCTATTGCACTCGGCCTCGCTCCTGCACGACGACCTGGTAGACGATGCCGAGACAAGGCGCGGCAAAGAGGCGGCCTTTCGCAAGTATGGCAACGCGGTCTCGGTGCTTTCGGGCGACTACCTGCTTTCGCGCCTGATGGCCTTGCTGGCCCAGACCGGCCGGATGGAGCTGGTGGCGATGTTTGCCGAGACCGCCCGGCAGCTCTCCGAGGCCGAGGTCTTGCAGTTTCAGGTGGCGGCTTTGCACGACTACTCACTGGAAAACTACGAGCGCATCATAGATGGTAAGACGGCCTCGGTGATGCGGGTGGCCTGTGA
This genomic stretch from Meiothermus sp. harbors:
- a CDS encoding polyprenyl synthetase family protein; translation: MSVKDFTYSLDALLAAFEDRLREAVRSEVEFVQLIEEDLVTAGGKRVRPRLVFLASNALGGVPHAMELALAVELLHSASLLHDDLVDDAETRRGKEAAFRKYGNAVSVLSGDYLLSRLMALLAQTGRMELVAMFAETARQLSEAEVLQFQVAALHDYSLENYERIIDGKTASVMRVACEGVAVLGDAPVEEREALARFGSLYGQAFQMRDDYLDLMGTPEVLGKPAGGDVREGKVTLITLRLLEVYPNEVEAIFKRRASEPSDIARLQELAVLSGADLEVKEAIAARVEQAIAALRVLPPSSYRDELESLARRELVRVR
- a CDS encoding redox-sensing transcriptional repressor Rex, producing MAKVPSAAISRLVTYLRILEDLEARGINRTSSEQLAEEAQVTAFQVRKDLSYFGSYGTRGVGYTVQILRRELRQILGLNRRWGLCIVGMGRLGQAIADYPGFSENFELKGLFDRDPSKITMTFRGLHVESMDNLPRAVAERRIEFGLLAVPADSAQAVANRLVESGIKGILNFAPAVLEVPKEVAVENVDFLAGLSRLSFFVLNPKWREEMMG
- a CDS encoding SPOR domain-containing protein, whose product is MGWLRTNWLDALIFLLVAAIMAGVVLFLTGVNPFGGPQGGQTTPAVQPLPQPLPPPSSPAQSQPQTTPPRSQTPPAARPQPKPEPEPVVTVLPVPQAPPAPASKPIPAPPKVEDKPPQPTQSTQPVARPAPPVAERPLLSADAQGSWRVMVGSFGNRENAERLAATLRQQGYPVRLETSGSLTRVWVGPYSSQARARTIANTLGQYQPQVARIAASAPTAPAPQPQTEPAPSTGRFLQVGAFRNAQSAQSVVDAVQQAGYPVVLLEEGGLVKVRVGPLEDTSSAAAALRARGLEVLEVR